From Pseudomonas hefeiensis, one genomic window encodes:
- the rfbD gene encoding dTDP-4-dehydrorhamnose reductase encodes MSTSLRILIIGQNGQVSRALQSRLAGMGELIVRGSDQLDLARPDHLRSPINALRPDLIINAAAHTAVDQAESEPERAFAINATAPGVLAQVAVELGVPLIHYSTDYVFDGRKREPYTEADTPNPLSVYGRSKLSGEDAIRDAAGQHLILRTSWVYSSEGRNFLLTMQRLLQEKSHLRVVDDQIGAPTWAGTIADSTAHLIEHWQAGQCGAWGTYHLTAQGETSWFGFAQAIGEHLIEQHKPCAVLEPIPSRAYPTPAPRPLNSRLDCTRLLQQWGVSQPDWRSALHQCLAAGH; translated from the coding sequence ATGAGTACCTCCCTGCGTATCCTGATCATCGGCCAGAACGGCCAAGTCTCCCGAGCACTCCAGTCGCGCCTGGCCGGCATGGGTGAGTTGATCGTGCGCGGCAGCGACCAACTCGACCTGGCGCGCCCCGATCACCTTCGTTCGCCCATCAATGCCCTGCGGCCTGACCTGATCATCAACGCCGCCGCCCACACAGCCGTCGACCAGGCCGAGAGCGAACCGGAGCGGGCCTTCGCCATCAATGCCACGGCGCCGGGCGTCCTGGCTCAAGTGGCGGTCGAGTTGGGTGTCCCGCTGATCCACTACTCCACCGACTACGTCTTCGATGGCCGCAAGCGTGAGCCCTACACCGAGGCCGATACACCCAATCCGCTGAGTGTCTACGGGCGCAGCAAGCTGTCCGGCGAGGACGCCATTCGCGACGCCGCCGGGCAGCACCTGATTTTGCGCACCAGTTGGGTGTACTCCAGCGAAGGCCGCAACTTCCTGTTGACCATGCAACGACTGCTGCAGGAAAAATCGCACCTGCGGGTGGTGGACGATCAGATCGGCGCACCGACCTGGGCCGGGACTATCGCCGACAGCACCGCCCACTTGATCGAACACTGGCAGGCCGGCCAGTGTGGTGCGTGGGGGACTTATCATTTGACCGCGCAAGGTGAGACGTCCTGGTTCGGCTTTGCCCAGGCCATCGGCGAACACCTGATCGAGCAGCACAAACCGTGCGCGGTGCTTGAGCCCATCCCGTCCCGCGCTTATCCGACTCCGGCCCCACGACCGCTGAACTCGCGTCTCGATTGCACGCGCCTGCTTCAGCAATGGGGTGTGAGTCAGCCAGACTGGCGAAGCGCGTTGCACCAGTGCCTTGCCGCCGGACACTAG
- a CDS encoding aminotransferase, producing MPLATLVHRASLPSPQISAEQAVVLLRSNYGLSGDLRPLGSQQDLNYRVDSERGRFVLKICHGDYAVQELQAQHAALKHLAEHGAVKVPRVLAANNGQDLLTLEIAGQAVHVRLLEYIDGQPLTQLNHWGPELVTGLGRLCAQIDLALATFDHPGLERTLQWDARHANALIGHLLPVIDDDQARNLIAEAAQQAERRLQPLKASLPVQAIHMDITDDNVVWQRDVQRQWQLQGVIDFGDLIRTWRVTDLSVTCAALLHHADGDPFFILPAIKAYNALNPLQHEELLALWPLIVARAAVLVLSGEQQVSIDPDNQYSRDNLDHEWEIFRIAQSVPFELMEAAILTAVGHDLPPVVSEGFVPLLPTLVGREFALIDLGVLSPHFEAGNWEQEGVDQRLLSEAAAVHGLAASRYGQYRLSRTRPDSAVEPDTYPLHVELQVPRGTPLESPFAGVVHKAADGMLQLDSVQLSVRLWGVTSPLHSGAALVKGQVLGEVDGPLRVQLCRGVQLNPPLFCTPSRAPAWQALCPSPAVLLGLACDAEPEIDPQELLARREASFARSQKHYYVDPPRIERGWRNHLIDMQGRSYLDMLNNVAVLGHGHPRMAAVAARQWSLLNTNSRFHYAAIAEFSERLLALAPPGMDRVFLVNSGTEANDLAIRLAWAYSGGRDMLSVLEAYHGWSVAADAVSTSIADNPQALSSRPDWVHPVTAPNTYRGEFRGPNSAPDYVRSVEHNLAKIAEHKRQLAGFICEPVYGNAGGIALPPGYLKQVYALVRERGGVCIADEVQVGYGRMGEFFWGFEEQDVVPDIITMAKGMGNGQPLGAVITRREIAEALEAEGYFFSSAGGSPVSCQIGMAVLDVMEEEKLWENAQVVGGHFKARLQALIDQYPLVGAVHGSGFYLGVELIRNRDTLEPATEETTALCNRLRELGIFMQPTGDYLNILKIKPPMVTSRQSVDFFVDMLAKVLEEGF from the coding sequence ATGCCGCTCGCCACGTTGGTTCACCGTGCCAGTTTGCCAAGCCCACAGATCAGTGCCGAACAGGCGGTGGTGCTGCTGCGCTCGAATTACGGACTCAGCGGTGACCTGCGACCCTTGGGCAGCCAGCAGGACCTCAACTATCGCGTCGACAGCGAGCGCGGACGGTTTGTACTGAAGATTTGCCATGGCGACTACGCCGTTCAGGAACTCCAGGCCCAGCATGCCGCCCTCAAGCACCTGGCCGAGCACGGCGCGGTGAAAGTGCCGCGGGTGCTCGCCGCCAACAATGGCCAGGATCTGTTGACCCTGGAGATAGCAGGGCAAGCGGTTCATGTGCGACTGCTGGAATACATCGACGGCCAGCCGCTCACCCAGCTCAACCATTGGGGACCTGAACTGGTCACGGGGCTGGGGCGGTTGTGCGCACAAATCGACCTGGCGCTGGCCACGTTCGATCACCCTGGCCTGGAACGTACCCTGCAATGGGATGCCCGCCACGCCAACGCGCTGATCGGTCATTTACTGCCTGTCATCGACGATGATCAAGCGCGCAACCTGATCGCCGAGGCGGCGCAACAGGCTGAACGACGTTTGCAGCCGCTCAAGGCCAGCCTGCCGGTGCAGGCGATCCACATGGACATCACCGATGACAACGTGGTCTGGCAGCGCGATGTCCAGCGCCAATGGCAATTGCAGGGTGTCATCGATTTCGGCGACCTGATCCGCACCTGGCGCGTTACCGATCTGTCGGTGACCTGTGCAGCCTTGTTGCACCATGCCGACGGCGATCCGTTTTTCATCCTGCCGGCGATCAAGGCCTACAACGCGCTCAACCCACTGCAACATGAGGAGTTGCTGGCGCTTTGGCCGCTAATCGTTGCCCGCGCTGCCGTGCTGGTGCTCAGCGGTGAACAGCAGGTATCCATTGACCCGGACAATCAATACAGCCGCGACAACCTGGACCATGAGTGGGAAATTTTCCGGATTGCTCAGTCGGTGCCGTTCGAACTGATGGAAGCGGCGATCCTCACGGCTGTCGGCCATGACCTGCCACCCGTTGTCAGCGAAGGTTTCGTGCCGCTGTTGCCGACTTTGGTGGGCCGCGAGTTCGCCCTGATCGACCTGGGTGTGCTGAGCCCGCATTTCGAAGCCGGCAACTGGGAGCAGGAGGGGGTCGACCAGCGGCTGCTGAGCGAAGCCGCCGCGGTCCATGGATTGGCCGCCAGCCGCTACGGGCAGTACCGATTGTCTCGGACCCGGCCGGACAGCGCCGTTGAACCGGATACTTATCCATTACACGTGGAATTGCAGGTACCGCGGGGCACGCCACTGGAGTCGCCGTTCGCCGGGGTGGTGCACAAGGCCGCCGACGGCATGCTGCAACTGGACAGCGTACAACTGAGCGTTCGGCTGTGGGGCGTAACATCGCCGCTGCATTCCGGGGCTGCGCTGGTCAAGGGCCAGGTCTTGGGCGAAGTCGATGGGCCGTTGCGGGTGCAGTTGTGTCGCGGCGTCCAACTGAACCCGCCGTTGTTCTGCACGCCATCCAGGGCGCCGGCCTGGCAGGCGCTTTGCCCCTCGCCGGCGGTGCTGCTGGGGCTTGCCTGCGATGCCGAGCCAGAGATCGACCCCCAGGAGCTGCTGGCCCGTCGCGAGGCAAGCTTTGCCCGCTCGCAGAAGCACTATTACGTTGATCCGCCGCGCATTGAGCGCGGCTGGCGCAATCACCTGATCGACATGCAGGGCCGCTCTTACCTGGACATGCTCAACAACGTCGCAGTGCTGGGGCACGGGCATCCGCGCATGGCGGCGGTGGCCGCCCGGCAATGGTCGTTGCTCAACACCAACTCACGCTTTCACTATGCCGCGATTGCCGAGTTTTCCGAGCGTTTGCTGGCACTGGCGCCGCCCGGCATGGACCGGGTGTTTCTGGTCAACAGCGGCACCGAGGCCAACGACCTGGCGATCCGCCTGGCCTGGGCCTACAGCGGCGGTCGGGACATGCTCAGTGTGCTGGAGGCCTATCACGGTTGGTCGGTAGCGGCCGATGCGGTCTCGACGTCCATTGCCGACAACCCCCAGGCTTTGAGCAGTCGCCCGGATTGGGTGCATCCGGTGACCGCGCCGAACACGTATCGCGGTGAATTCCGCGGCCCCAACAGCGCGCCGGACTACGTGCGCAGCGTCGAGCACAACCTGGCGAAAATCGCCGAACACAAGCGCCAGCTCGCCGGCTTCATCTGCGAACCGGTGTACGGCAATGCCGGCGGGATCGCATTGCCGCCGGGGTACCTGAAGCAGGTCTACGCGCTGGTGCGCGAGCGCGGCGGTGTCTGCATCGCTGACGAGGTGCAGGTCGGCTACGGGCGCATGGGCGAATTTTTCTGGGGGTTCGAAGAGCAAGATGTAGTGCCGGACATCATCACCATGGCCAAGGGCATGGGTAACGGCCAGCCGCTGGGTGCAGTCATCACCCGCCGGGAAATCGCCGAGGCGCTGGAAGCAGAAGGGTATTTCTTCTCGTCGGCCGGCGGCAGTCCGGTCAGTTGCCAGATCGGCATGGCCGTTCTGGATGTCATGGAAGAAGAAAAGCTGTGGGAAAACGCCCAGGTGGTGGGCGGGCATTTCAAGGCCCGTCTGCAAGCCTTGATCGACCAATATCCGTTGGTCGGTGCGGTGCATGGCTCCGGTTTTTACCTGGGCGTGGAGTTGATCCGCAACCGCGACACCCTTGAGCCGGCCACTGAAGAAACCACAGCGCTGTGCAATCGCCTACGAGAGCTGGGCATTTTCATGCAACCGACTGGCGACTACCTGAACATCCTCAAGATCAAACCGCCGATGGTCACCAGCCGCCAGAGCGTGGATTTCTTTGTCGATATGTTGGCGAAGGTGTTGGAGGAGGGGTTTTGA
- the aguB gene encoding N-carbamoylputrescine amidase: MSRIVTVAATQMACSWDLEANIEIAEQRVREAAAKGAQIILLQELFETPYFCQKPNPDYLQLATPVEENVAIRHFQKVARELQVVLPISFFERAGRARFNSIAIIDADGRNLGVYRKSHIPDGPGYHEKYYFNPGDTGFKVWNTRYARIGVGICWDQWFPECARSMALQGAEILFYPTAIGSEPHDKSISSRDHWQRVQQGHAGANLMPLVASNRIGNEEQDGYDITFYGSSFIANQFGEKVQELNETEDGLLVHSFDLDELEHIRSAWGTFRDRRADLYGSIKTLDGSLES; the protein is encoded by the coding sequence ATGAGTCGTATCGTCACCGTCGCCGCCACCCAGATGGCCTGTTCCTGGGATCTGGAGGCGAATATCGAGATCGCTGAACAGCGGGTCCGCGAGGCCGCCGCCAAAGGCGCGCAGATCATCCTGCTCCAGGAGTTGTTCGAGACGCCGTACTTTTGCCAGAAGCCCAACCCGGACTACCTGCAATTGGCGACCCCGGTCGAAGAAAACGTCGCCATCAGGCATTTCCAGAAAGTCGCCAGGGAGCTTCAGGTCGTCTTGCCCATCAGCTTTTTTGAACGGGCCGGTCGTGCGCGTTTCAACAGTATTGCGATCATTGATGCCGATGGCCGTAACCTGGGGGTATACCGCAAGAGTCACATCCCGGACGGTCCTGGTTACCATGAGAAGTACTACTTCAACCCTGGCGATACCGGTTTCAAGGTTTGGAATACTCGCTACGCCAGGATCGGCGTGGGCATCTGCTGGGACCAGTGGTTTCCCGAGTGCGCCCGCAGCATGGCGCTGCAAGGCGCGGAAATTCTGTTCTACCCGACCGCCATTGGCAGCGAGCCGCACGACAAAAGTATTTCGTCCCGCGATCACTGGCAGCGTGTGCAACAAGGCCATGCCGGTGCGAACCTGATGCCGCTGGTGGCCAGCAACCGCATCGGCAACGAAGAGCAGGACGGCTACGACATCACGTTCTACGGCTCCTCGTTCATCGCCAATCAGTTCGGTGAAAAGGTCCAGGAATTGAACGAAACCGAAGATGGCCTGTTGGTGCACAGTTTTGACCTGGACGAGCTGGAACACATTCGCAGTGCCTGGGGCACTTTTCGTGATCGTCGTGCGGACCTGTACGGCTCGATCAAAACCCTCGATGGCTCACTGGAGTCCTGA
- the aguA gene encoding agmatine deiminase: MTTLHSTPRVDGFHMPAEWAPQTQVWMVWPERPDNWRLGGKPAQAAHVAVAKAIARFEPVTVAVSASQYENARARLDVPNIRVVEMSSDDAWVRDTGPTFVINDSGEVHGVDWDFNAWGGFEGGLYAPWNRDSQVASKILEIERSPRYRTEGFVLEGGSIHVDGEGTLITTEECLLNRNRNPHLSREEIEAVLSAQLAVDKIIWLPDGLFNDETDGHVDNFCCYVRPGEVLLAWTDDPQDPNHTRCHAALEVLQNSTDAKGRPFTVHKMPIPGPLYATEEECAGVDAVQGSQERNPTVRLAGSYVNFLIVNGGIIAPSFDDPLDGAAQALLQSLFPQHEVVMVPGRELLLGGGNIHCLTQQQPAPCTK; the protein is encoded by the coding sequence ATGACAACGTTGCACAGCACTCCCCGCGTGGATGGTTTCCACATGCCCGCCGAGTGGGCACCTCAGACCCAGGTCTGGATGGTCTGGCCCGAGCGCCCGGACAACTGGCGCCTGGGCGGCAAGCCCGCGCAGGCCGCTCATGTGGCGGTCGCCAAAGCCATCGCCCGCTTCGAGCCGGTGACCGTGGCGGTGTCCGCGAGTCAATACGAAAATGCCCGGGCGCGCCTCGACGTGCCGAATATCCGCGTGGTGGAAATGTCCAGCGACGACGCCTGGGTCCGGGACACCGGCCCGACGTTCGTCATCAACGACAGTGGCGAAGTGCACGGTGTCGACTGGGATTTCAACGCCTGGGGTGGTTTTGAGGGTGGCCTGTATGCGCCGTGGAACCGGGATTCACAAGTAGCCAGCAAGATTCTCGAGATTGAACGCAGCCCGCGTTACCGCACCGAAGGCTTCGTGCTTGAGGGCGGCTCGATTCACGTCGATGGCGAGGGCACCTTGATCACCACCGAGGAATGCCTGCTCAACCGCAATCGCAACCCGCACCTTAGCCGTGAAGAAATCGAGGCGGTACTCAGCGCGCAGTTGGCGGTGGACAAGATCATCTGGCTGCCGGACGGCCTGTTCAACGACGAAACCGATGGGCATGTGGATAACTTCTGCTGCTACGTGCGCCCTGGCGAAGTATTGCTGGCCTGGACCGACGACCCGCAGGACCCGAACCACACTCGCTGCCACGCCGCGCTGGAGGTGCTGCAAAACAGCACTGACGCCAAGGGACGCCCGTTCACAGTGCACAAAATGCCGATTCCGGGGCCGCTGTATGCCACCGAAGAGGAATGCGCCGGCGTAGATGCGGTGCAAGGCTCCCAGGAGCGCAATCCGACCGTGCGGTTGGCCGGTTCCTACGTGAATTTCCTGATCGTCAACGGCGGCATAATCGCGCCGAGCTTTGACGATCCGCTGGATGGTGCGGCGCAGGCGCTTCTGCAAAGCCTTTTTCCACAGCACGAAGTGGTCATGGTGCCGGGTCGCGAACTGTTACTGGGGGGCGGAAACATCCACTGCCTTACCCAACAGCAGCCTGCACCGTGCACAAAATGA
- the rfbB gene encoding dTDP-glucose 4,6-dehydratase: MRILITGGAGFIGSALIRHLILDTGHQVLNLDKLTYAGNLESLSSIDHDSRYEFVQADIVDQPAISAILERFKPEAIMHLAAESHVDRSIDGPADFIQTNIVGTYSLLEATRAYWQTLAEPQKSTFRFHHISTDEVYGDLHGVDDLFTETTAYAPSSPYSASKAASDHLVRAWQRTYGLPVLLTNCSNNYGPFHFPEKLIPLVILNALAGKPLPVYGDGQQVRDWLYVEDHARALLKVVTEGAVGETYNIGGHNEQKNIDVVRGICALLEELAPHKPDGVEHYADLITFVKDRPGHDLRYAIDAGKIERELGWTPRETFETGLRKTVQWYLENLLWCRRVQDGSYQGERLGSLDNKDAIA; the protein is encoded by the coding sequence ATGCGTATTCTCATCACTGGCGGTGCCGGTTTTATCGGTTCGGCGCTTATACGGCACTTGATTCTTGATACCGGACATCAGGTCCTGAACCTCGACAAGCTGACCTATGCCGGCAATCTCGAATCGCTGAGCAGCATCGATCACGACAGCCGCTACGAGTTCGTCCAGGCTGATATCGTCGATCAACCGGCGATCAGTGCAATACTGGAACGGTTCAAGCCTGAGGCCATCATGCATCTGGCGGCCGAATCCCACGTGGACCGTTCCATCGACGGCCCGGCAGACTTCATCCAGACCAATATCGTGGGCACCTACAGCCTGCTGGAAGCCACCCGCGCCTATTGGCAGACCCTGGCCGAGCCGCAGAAGAGCACATTTCGCTTCCATCACATTTCCACCGACGAAGTGTATGGCGACCTGCACGGCGTGGATGATTTGTTCACCGAAACCACCGCCTACGCCCCCAGCTCGCCGTACTCGGCGAGCAAGGCGGCTTCCGACCATCTGGTACGCGCCTGGCAACGCACCTACGGCTTGCCCGTGCTGCTAACCAACTGCTCCAACAACTATGGGCCGTTTCACTTTCCCGAGAAGCTGATTCCGCTGGTGATCCTCAATGCGTTGGCCGGTAAACCGTTGCCGGTATACGGCGACGGCCAACAAGTGCGCGACTGGCTGTACGTCGAAGACCACGCCCGGGCACTGCTCAAGGTCGTGACCGAGGGTGCGGTGGGCGAGACCTACAACATCGGCGGCCACAATGAACAGAAGAACATCGACGTGGTGCGCGGCATCTGCGCCCTGCTCGAAGAACTGGCGCCCCACAAGCCCGACGGCGTGGAGCACTATGCCGACCTGATCACTTTCGTCAAAGACCGCCCCGGCCACGACCTGCGCTACGCCATCGATGCCGGCAAGATCGAGCGTGAACTGGGCTGGACGCCCCGGGAAACCTTCGAGACCGGCCTGCGCAAAACCGTGCAGTGGTACCTCGAAAACCTGCTGTGGTGCCGACGTGTCCAGGACGGTAGCTACCAGGGCGAGCGCCTGGGCTCGCTCGACAACAAGGATGCGATTGCATGA
- the rfbC gene encoding dTDP-4-dehydrorhamnose 3,5-epimerase: MNVIATRLPEVLIIEPKVFGDDRGFFYESFNARAFIEATGCALQFVQDNHSRSARGVLRGLHYQIEQAQGKLVRVTAGEVLDVAVDIRRSSATFGQWVGVRLSAQNHRQLWVPPGFAHGFVVLSDYADFLYKTTDYYAPSAERCIRWDDPDLAIDWELASAPILSPKDQAGKALHEADLFP; the protein is encoded by the coding sequence TTGAACGTCATCGCCACCCGACTGCCTGAAGTCCTGATCATCGAGCCGAAGGTTTTCGGTGATGATCGCGGCTTTTTCTATGAGAGTTTCAACGCCAGGGCGTTTATCGAGGCCACCGGCTGCGCGTTGCAGTTCGTCCAGGATAACCACTCGCGCTCGGCCAGGGGCGTGTTGCGCGGCCTGCATTATCAAATCGAACAGGCCCAGGGAAAACTGGTGCGGGTCACGGCCGGGGAGGTGCTCGACGTGGCGGTGGACATTCGTCGCAGTTCGGCCACTTTCGGGCAATGGGTGGGGGTACGCCTGTCAGCGCAGAACCATCGGCAACTGTGGGTCCCACCTGGCTTCGCCCATGGCTTTGTCGTGCTCAGCGATTACGCTGATTTTCTCTACAAAACCACCGACTACTACGCGCCCTCGGCCGAGCGCTGCATTCGCTGGGACGACCCGGACCTGGCCATCGACTGGGAACTGGCAAGCGCGCCGATCCTGTCGCCCAAGGACCAGGCCGGCAAGGCTCTGCACGAGGCCGACCTGTTCCCATGA
- the rfbA gene encoding glucose-1-phosphate thymidylyltransferase RfbA — translation MMKGIVLAGGSGTRLHPITLGVSKQLLPVYDKPMIYYPISVLMLAGIKDILVISTPQDLPQYRNLLGDGSQFGVQFNYAEQPSPDGLAQAFLIGEQFIGNDPVCLILGDNIFHGQHFGEQLQTAATRQTGATVFGYWVKDPERFGVIDFDAQGRAISIEEKPTAPKSSYAVTGLYFYDNDVIQIAKTIKPSKRGELEITDLNNVYLQRGDLHVERFGRGFAWLDTGTHDSLLEASQYVQTIEHRQGLKVACLEEIAYQQGWVSREHILERAQYFGKTGYGQYLFQIAGETR, via the coding sequence ATGATGAAAGGCATTGTTCTGGCCGGCGGCTCCGGCACCCGACTGCACCCGATTACTCTTGGGGTTTCCAAGCAGTTATTACCGGTTTACGACAAGCCGATGATCTATTACCCGATTTCGGTGCTGATGCTCGCCGGCATCAAGGACATCCTGGTGATTTCCACCCCTCAGGACTTGCCGCAATACCGCAATCTGTTGGGCGACGGCAGCCAGTTTGGCGTGCAATTCAACTACGCCGAGCAGCCATCGCCCGACGGCCTGGCCCAGGCTTTCCTGATTGGTGAGCAATTTATCGGTAACGATCCGGTGTGCCTGATCCTGGGCGACAACATTTTTCACGGCCAGCATTTCGGCGAACAACTGCAGACGGCCGCCACCCGGCAAACTGGCGCGACGGTATTCGGTTACTGGGTCAAAGACCCTGAGCGTTTTGGCGTGATCGATTTCGATGCTCAAGGGCGGGCCATTTCCATTGAAGAAAAACCTACCGCGCCCAAATCCAGCTACGCGGTAACCGGCCTGTATTTCTACGATAACGACGTGATCCAGATTGCCAAGACCATCAAACCCTCTAAACGAGGCGAACTGGAAATCACCGACCTCAACAACGTCTACCTGCAGCGCGGCGACCTGCATGTCGAGCGTTTCGGCCGTGGTTTCGCCTGGTTGGACACCGGCACCCACGACAGCCTGCTGGAGGCTTCGCAATATGTGCAAACCATCGAACACCGCCAAGGCTTGAAAGTCGCCTGCCTGGAAGAAATTGCCTACCAACAGGGCTGGGTCAGCCGCGAGCATATCCTTGAGCGCGCCCAGTACTTCGGCAAGACCGGTTACGGCCAATACCTGTTCCAGATCGCTGGAGAGACACGTTGA
- a CDS encoding sensor histidine kinase, with amino-acid sequence MNSTLPRRPRWRSLALLALCLAPLLWPLEHLAERYYRSELAGQNRQTLDLYVANLLGTLHRYEVLPQILGELPALRATLLTPDDGIIQGNANRLLKNISAQTGAEVMYLMDPTGKTLAASNWDKHDSFVGRNFAFRPYYIEAMAGRLGRFFGLGTTSAKRGYFFAAAVRDREKVIGVLVVKVDLDHTESLWGKTPEQLLVTDHNGVVILTSRQEWRFRSTRPLSDAERQSISAVQPYPTRDPKPLNLNANAWLTQTESIEETGWSVSILAPRTLIDRPVRTVVVIGGAALLVLMLLLGLMMQRRRHYLDRIAFEAKARQELEGRVAERTSDLEGLNRRLKQEVLEREQAQQELVRAQDDLVQAGKLSALGTMSASISHELNQPLAAIRSYAENAEILLDHQRTEDARGNLKLISELTSRMASIIAHLRAFARRDRHAPESVALQPALDDALALLAKRRRSMEVELIRDLPAATLWVEAGETRLRQVLGNLLANALDALTEKGPPRKLWLSAEATETGVNLYIRDNGPGFCMEALGRAGEPFYTTKTRTQGLGLGLAICDTLMRAFGGELSFANHKEGGALITLKLRAGAPGVSLQPSEDRSV; translated from the coding sequence ATGAATTCCACTCTTCCCCGCAGACCCCGCTGGCGCAGCCTGGCCTTGCTTGCGCTGTGCCTGGCGCCGTTGCTGTGGCCGCTGGAGCATCTGGCCGAGCGTTACTACCGCAGTGAACTGGCCGGGCAGAACCGCCAGACCCTCGATCTCTACGTCGCCAACCTGTTAGGCACCCTGCACCGCTATGAAGTGCTGCCGCAGATTCTCGGTGAACTGCCGGCCCTGCGCGCGACATTACTGACACCGGACGACGGCATCATCCAGGGCAACGCCAATCGACTGCTGAAAAACATCAGCGCCCAGACCGGTGCAGAAGTCATGTACCTGATGGACCCCACCGGCAAGACCCTGGCGGCATCGAACTGGGACAAACACGACAGTTTTGTCGGACGCAATTTTGCCTTCCGGCCGTATTACATCGAAGCGATGGCCGGGCGGCTAGGGCGTTTCTTCGGCTTGGGCACCACCTCGGCCAAACGCGGTTATTTCTTCGCCGCTGCCGTGCGCGACCGTGAAAAAGTGATCGGTGTGCTGGTGGTCAAGGTTGATCTGGACCACACCGAAAGCCTCTGGGGCAAAACCCCTGAGCAACTGCTGGTAACCGATCACAACGGCGTGGTGATCCTCACTTCGCGACAGGAATGGCGATTCCGCTCGACCCGCCCCTTAAGTGACGCAGAACGCCAGTCCATCAGTGCCGTACAGCCCTACCCGACCCGCGATCCCAAGCCGCTGAACCTGAATGCGAACGCCTGGCTGACCCAGACCGAGTCCATCGAAGAGACCGGCTGGAGCGTGAGCATTCTCGCCCCGCGCACCCTGATCGACCGTCCGGTGCGCACCGTGGTGGTCATCGGCGGCGCGGCGTTACTGGTCTTGATGCTGTTGCTCGGGTTGATGATGCAGCGCCGGCGGCATTACCTGGATCGTATCGCCTTCGAAGCCAAGGCCCGTCAGGAGCTGGAAGGCCGTGTGGCCGAGCGCACCAGCGACTTGGAAGGCCTGAACCGGCGTCTCAAGCAAGAGGTGCTGGAACGCGAGCAGGCCCAGCAGGAACTGGTCCGCGCCCAGGATGATCTGGTACAGGCCGGCAAGCTGTCGGCCCTGGGCACCATGTCGGCCAGCATCAGCCACGAACTCAACCAACCGCTGGCGGCGATCCGTAGCTATGCCGAAAACGCCGAAATATTGCTCGATCACCAGCGCACCGAGGACGCCCGGGGCAACCTCAAGCTGATCAGTGAGCTGACCAGCCGCATGGCCTCGATCATCGCCCACTTGCGCGCTTTCGCCCGCCGCGACCGTCATGCCCCGGAAAGCGTCGCCCTGCAACCGGCGCTGGACGATGCCCTGGCACTGCTCGCCAAACGTCGTCGCAGCATGGAAGTGGAGTTGATCCGCGACCTGCCGGCCGCCACGTTATGGGTCGAGGCCGGGGAGACGCGCTTGCGCCAGGTGCTCGGCAACCTGCTGGCCAACGCTCTCGACGCCCTGACGGAAAAAGGCCCGCCGCGCAAACTCTGGCTCAGTGCCGAAGCCACCGAAACCGGCGTCAACCTGTACATCCGCGATAACGGCCCGGGGTTTTGCATGGAAGCCCTTGGCCGCGCCGGCGAGCCTTTCTACACCACCAAGACCCGCACCCAGGGCCTTGGTCTGGGGCTGGCGATTTGCGACACCCTGATGCGCGCCTTCGGCGGTGAACTGTCGTTCGCCAATCACAAGGAAGGCGGCGCCCTGATCACCCTGAAGTTGCGCGCTGGCGCGCCCGGTGTGAGCCTGCAACCGTCCGAGGACCGTAGCGTATGA